One genomic window of Actinoplanes lobatus includes the following:
- a CDS encoding FAD-dependent monooxygenase, translating into MDVLVVGGGIAGLAMARALRRRDVPVTVAERGDSDTGGLAINLPGNAVTAFAALGLADGLQKLGRTTHRREYRSARDRLLFAVDEDAFWGPEARPRCVRRSDLLALLADGLDAPVRRPLTVTAVRPVPGGAEATFGDGARQTFGFAAGADGVHSVVRATAMPAGATGTQTALLSAASWRFMATNPGVDCWTVWSGRGGAFLLIPVDDDTVYGYASATGGGAVSADASWLQNTFGDYPPPVRRVLDGLTDLYHSPVEEVRTGTWASGNCVLIGDAAHATAPVWAQGAALAIEDGLVLADLLADGDWDGAGARYEQLRRERVTHVQAATDRFSRAAALPVWLRDRLLPRIGPRTYHATYDPLRHPFPTP; encoded by the coding sequence ATGGACGTTCTTGTGGTGGGTGGCGGCATCGCCGGCCTGGCCATGGCCCGGGCGCTGCGCCGCCGGGACGTGCCGGTCACCGTCGCCGAGCGCGGCGACAGCGACACCGGCGGCCTGGCGATCAACCTGCCCGGTAACGCCGTGACCGCTTTCGCCGCCCTCGGCCTCGCCGACGGTCTGCAGAAGCTGGGCCGTACCACCCACCGGAGGGAGTACCGTTCGGCCCGCGACCGGCTGCTCTTCGCCGTCGACGAGGACGCGTTCTGGGGCCCGGAGGCGCGGCCCCGCTGCGTGCGGCGCTCCGATCTGCTGGCCCTGCTGGCCGACGGCCTGGACGCCCCGGTCCGGCGGCCACTCACGGTGACCGCGGTCCGGCCGGTGCCGGGCGGCGCCGAGGCGACCTTCGGCGACGGCGCCCGCCAGACCTTCGGCTTCGCCGCCGGCGCCGACGGCGTCCACTCGGTCGTTCGCGCCACCGCGATGCCGGCCGGCGCCACCGGCACGCAGACCGCCCTGCTCAGCGCCGCTAGCTGGCGTTTCATGGCGACCAACCCGGGCGTCGACTGCTGGACGGTCTGGTCCGGCAGGGGCGGCGCGTTCCTGCTGATCCCGGTCGACGACGACACCGTCTACGGGTACGCCTCAGCCACCGGCGGCGGCGCGGTGAGCGCCGACGCGTCCTGGCTCCAGAACACGTTCGGTGACTATCCGCCGCCGGTCCGCCGGGTTCTGGACGGGCTGACCGATCTCTACCATTCCCCGGTCGAGGAGGTCCGCACCGGCACGTGGGCCTCCGGCAACTGCGTGCTGATCGGCGACGCGGCCCACGCCACCGCCCCCGTCTGGGCGCAGGGCGCGGCTCTGGCCATCGAGGACGGACTGGTCCTGGCCGACCTGCTCGCCGACGGCGACTGGGACGGCGCGGGCGCCCGCTACGAACAGCTGCGCCGGGAGCGGGTCACCCACGTACAGGCCGCCACCGACCGCTTCTCCCGGGCCGCCGCCCTGCCGGTCTGGCTACGTGACCGGCTGCTCCCCCGGATCGGCCCGCGCACCTACCACGCCACCTACGACCCGCTCCGCCACCCGTTCCCCACCCCTTAG
- a CDS encoding J domain-containing protein — translation MTGRFRDLHGHDPYQVLGVAPTASRQEIGRARRDRQREAHPDGGAGDGDRAKLINTAADILLDDALRREYDNSRVPGPPPPTYTSPYHYHVPPPSGGGALNTLLITLAVVTLVCFVGCLLGLMGAGR, via the coding sequence GTGACCGGCCGGTTCCGGGATCTGCACGGGCACGACCCGTACCAGGTGCTCGGCGTGGCCCCGACCGCGTCCCGGCAGGAGATCGGCCGGGCCCGGCGGGACCGCCAGCGCGAGGCGCACCCGGACGGCGGGGCGGGTGACGGCGACCGGGCCAAGCTGATCAACACGGCGGCGGACATCCTGCTCGACGACGCACTGCGGCGGGAGTACGACAACTCGCGCGTCCCGGGGCCGCCGCCGCCCACGTACACGTCGCCGTACCACTACCACGTGCCGCCGCCGTCCGGTGGTGGCGCGCTCAACACCCTGCTGATCACCCTCGCCGTCGTGACCCTCGTATGCTTCGTCGGCTGCCTGCTCGGGCTCATGGGGGCCGGCCGCTGA
- a CDS encoding DoxX family protein, translated as MNTVLAGIVIVFFGVQGLARLAAAREEQLAAAYHFGVSLGEYRKFSALLIAGSIGVAAGLAVPLLGVASAVGLIVLMVIAAGLRWLCQDGAWRIAVPLVVAALTAGYLTTAG; from the coding sequence GTGAACACCGTGCTCGCCGGCATCGTCATCGTCTTCTTCGGCGTCCAGGGCCTGGCCCGCCTCGCCGCCGCGCGCGAGGAGCAGCTCGCCGCGGCGTACCACTTCGGGGTCTCGCTGGGGGAGTACCGGAAGTTCTCCGCCCTGCTCATCGCCGGCAGCATCGGCGTGGCCGCCGGGCTGGCCGTCCCGCTGCTCGGCGTCGCGTCGGCCGTCGGCCTCATCGTGCTCATGGTGATCGCGGCCGGGTTGCGATGGCTCTGCCAGGACGGCGCGTGGCGGATCGCGGTGCCGCTGGTCGTCGCCGCACTCACGGCGGGTTACCTCACCACGGCCGGTTGA